Proteins encoded together in one Cyprinus carpio isolate SPL01 chromosome B14, ASM1834038v1, whole genome shotgun sequence window:
- the LOC109112001 gene encoding zinc finger protein ubi-d4-like isoform X1, with protein sequence MATAVENIVKVLGEQYYKDALEQCHSYNARLCAERSILMPFLDSQTGVAQSNCYIWMEKRHRSAGTAPGQLYTYPARRWRKKRRAHPPEDPALVFPPLKAAELELNLKKDVLGPLDGSSLEALLKGEPLDKRVSTELRPPEDEASLTEGTGTSAASSSTRIRKRILEPEDYLDDLDDEDFEEETPKRRGKGKSKGRGVGNGKKKMEAAAAAQEDRDKPYACDICGKRYKNRPGLSYHYTHSHLADEEGEDREEPEMHTPTPREEPKTPKKGPNGLALPNDYCDFCLGDSNMNQKTGQSEELVSCSDCGRSGHPSCLQFTAVMMAAVKTYRWQCIECKCCNVCGTSENDDQLLFCDDCDRGYHMYCLSPPMADPPEGSWSCHLCLALLKDKASIYQSQNPAME encoded by the exons gCTTGGAGAGCAGTACTATAAAGATGCTCTGGAGCAGTGTCACAGTTATAACGCCCGGCTGTGTGCCGAGAGGAGCATCCTCATGCCCTTCCTGGACTCCCAGACTGGAGTCGCTCAGAGCAACTGCTACATTTGGATGGAGAAGAGACACAGGAGTGCAG GTACCGCACCAGGACAGCTGTACACGTATCCTGCTCGCCGATGGAGGAAGAAGAGAAGAGCTCACCCACCAGAAGACCCTGCTCTGGTGTTTCCTCCGCTCAAAGCTG CGGAGCTGGAACTGAACCTGAAGAAAGATGTGTTGGGGCCGTTGGATGGGAGCAGCCTGGAAGCCTTGCTGAAAGGAGAGCCGCTGGATAAAAGAGTGTCCACGGAGCTCAGGCCGCCGGAGGACGAGGCCAGTCTGACTGAAGGCACTGGGACCAGTGCGGCCAGCAGCTCCACACGCATCAGGAAG AGAATCCTCGAGCCGGAAGACTACTTGGATGATCTGGATGATGAAGATTTTGAGGAGGAGACCCCGAAAAGAAGAGGAAAGGGAAAGTCTAAG GGTCGAGGAGTTGGGAATGGAAAGAAGAAAATGGAAGCTGCTGCAGCTGCCCAGGAAGATCGAGACAAACCGTATGCTTGTGACA TCTGTGGGAAACGCTATAAAAACAGACCAGGTTTGAGTTACCACTACACTCACTCTCACCTGGCTGACGAGGAGGGAGAGGACAGAGAAGAACCTGAGATGCACACGCCCACACCACGAGAGGAGCCCAAGA CCCCTAAGAAAGGACCAAACGGCCTGGCGTTACCTAACGACTATTGTGACTTCTGCCTGGGCGACTCCAACATGAACCAGAAAACAGGCCAGTCTGAGGAACTGGTGTCCTGCTCTGACTGTGGACGTTCAG GACATCCTTCGTGCCTGCAGTTCACCGCCGTGATGATGGCAGCTGTGAAGACCTACCGCTGGCAGTGCATTGAGTGCAAGTGCTGCAACGTTTGTGGCACATCTGAGAATGAC GACCAGCTTCTGTTCTGTGATGACTGTGATCGAGGATACCACATGTACTGCCTCAGCCCTCCCATGGCAGACCCTCCAGAAG GAAGCTGGAGTTGCCACCTGTGTCTGGCTCTTCTGAAGGACAAGGCCTCCATTTATCAGAGCCAAAACCCAGCGATGGAGTGA
- the LOC109112008 gene encoding vesicle transport protein SEC20-like, giving the protein MASSADVHVRICEQEIIKYDLEIKALVQDVSECTGPQSKLTDFNVQVKEKFSNLRQRIQDLEQMGKEQDKESDKLNLLNKAEGHRKQMLSNQTAWRKANLACKLSIDKLEKEDLLNSEDMSIRHRKMTKESLAQTSSGITESLMSISRMMAQQVQQSEETMSTLATSSRTVHETNEEFKAMTGTIQLGRKLIIKYNRRELTDKLLIFLALALFLATVLYILKKRLFPFF; this is encoded by the exons ATGGCATCCTCTGCAGATGTACACGTCCGAATATGTGAACAAGAAATCATCAAGTATGATTTAGAAATAAAAGCTCTCGTTCAG GATGTCAGTGAATGCACAGGACCACAAAGCAAACTGACAGATTTCAATGTACAAGTAAAAGAAAAATTCAGCAATCTTAGACAGCGGATTCAG GATCTGGAGCAAATGGGAAAAGAACAGGACAAAGAGTCTGACAAGCTGAATCTACTCAATAAAGCAGAAGGACATCGGAAACAGATGCTTAG TAATCAGACTGCTTGGAGGAAGGCCAATCTCGCCTGTAAACTCTCCATTGATAAGCTGGAGAAGGAAGATTTGTTAAACTCAGAGGATATGTCTATAAGACACAG AAAGATGACCAAAGAAAGCCTGGCTCAGACCTCCAGTGGCATAACAGAGAGTCTGATGAGCATCAGCCGGATGATGGCGCAGCAGGTCCAGCAGAGTGAGGAGACCATGAGCACGTTAG CGACGTCTTCCAGGACCGTGCATGAAACTAATGAAGAGTTTAAAGCCATGACGGGAACTATACAGCTGGGCAGAAAGCTGATCATTAAATACAATCGACGGGAACTGACGGACAAGCTGCTTATTTTCCTCGCTCTCGCGCTCTTCCTGGCTACAGTCTTGTACATCCTGAAGAAAAGActctttcctttcttttaa
- the LOC109112001 gene encoding zinc finger protein ubi-d4-like isoform X2, which produces MATAVENIVKVLGEQYYKDALEQCHSYNARLCAERSILMPFLDSQTGVAQSNCYIWMEKRHRSAGTAPGQLYTYPARRWRKKRRAHPPEDPALVFPPLKAELELNLKKDVLGPLDGSSLEALLKGEPLDKRVSTELRPPEDEASLTEGTGTSAASSSTRIRKRILEPEDYLDDLDDEDFEEETPKRRGKGKSKGRGVGNGKKKMEAAAAAQEDRDKPYACDICGKRYKNRPGLSYHYTHSHLADEEGEDREEPEMHTPTPREEPKTPKKGPNGLALPNDYCDFCLGDSNMNQKTGQSEELVSCSDCGRSGHPSCLQFTAVMMAAVKTYRWQCIECKCCNVCGTSENDDQLLFCDDCDRGYHMYCLSPPMADPPEGSWSCHLCLALLKDKASIYQSQNPAME; this is translated from the exons gCTTGGAGAGCAGTACTATAAAGATGCTCTGGAGCAGTGTCACAGTTATAACGCCCGGCTGTGTGCCGAGAGGAGCATCCTCATGCCCTTCCTGGACTCCCAGACTGGAGTCGCTCAGAGCAACTGCTACATTTGGATGGAGAAGAGACACAGGAGTGCAG GTACCGCACCAGGACAGCTGTACACGTATCCTGCTCGCCGATGGAGGAAGAAGAGAAGAGCTCACCCACCAGAAGACCCTGCTCTGGTGTTTCCTCCGCTCAAAGCTG AGCTGGAACTGAACCTGAAGAAAGATGTGTTGGGGCCGTTGGATGGGAGCAGCCTGGAAGCCTTGCTGAAAGGAGAGCCGCTGGATAAAAGAGTGTCCACGGAGCTCAGGCCGCCGGAGGACGAGGCCAGTCTGACTGAAGGCACTGGGACCAGTGCGGCCAGCAGCTCCACACGCATCAGGAAG AGAATCCTCGAGCCGGAAGACTACTTGGATGATCTGGATGATGAAGATTTTGAGGAGGAGACCCCGAAAAGAAGAGGAAAGGGAAAGTCTAAG GGTCGAGGAGTTGGGAATGGAAAGAAGAAAATGGAAGCTGCTGCAGCTGCCCAGGAAGATCGAGACAAACCGTATGCTTGTGACA TCTGTGGGAAACGCTATAAAAACAGACCAGGTTTGAGTTACCACTACACTCACTCTCACCTGGCTGACGAGGAGGGAGAGGACAGAGAAGAACCTGAGATGCACACGCCCACACCACGAGAGGAGCCCAAGA CCCCTAAGAAAGGACCAAACGGCCTGGCGTTACCTAACGACTATTGTGACTTCTGCCTGGGCGACTCCAACATGAACCAGAAAACAGGCCAGTCTGAGGAACTGGTGTCCTGCTCTGACTGTGGACGTTCAG GACATCCTTCGTGCCTGCAGTTCACCGCCGTGATGATGGCAGCTGTGAAGACCTACCGCTGGCAGTGCATTGAGTGCAAGTGCTGCAACGTTTGTGGCACATCTGAGAATGAC GACCAGCTTCTGTTCTGTGATGACTGTGATCGAGGATACCACATGTACTGCCTCAGCCCTCCCATGGCAGACCCTCCAGAAG GAAGCTGGAGTTGCCACCTGTGTCTGGCTCTTCTGAAGGACAAGGCCTCCATTTATCAGAGCCAAAACCCAGCGATGGAGTGA